One genomic window of Euleptes europaea isolate rEulEur1 chromosome 10, rEulEur1.hap1, whole genome shotgun sequence includes the following:
- the MYCN gene encoding N-myc proto-oncogene protein: protein MPGMVSKNPDLEFDSLQPCFYPDEDDFYLCGPDSAPPGEDIWKKFELLPTPPLSPSPAGLQENPPGGGHLSWGAVALGGFRTSDSLDWASELLLLPPEADLWGSADGGDSFDMGLGESSNLNAIIIQDCMWSGFSAREKLERAVHEKLQGKGGAATAPATAGSATAAATPSASAGNDSGGQGELNNSVSECVDPAVVFPFPINKREQAAAAPASAAGGVAGIRVNVSSSGGAAQGTAGPPSRSGRHPSAASDSRANSSSGDDTLSDSDEDEEEEDEEEEIDVVTVEKRRSSSNKPVTTLTITVRSKNVSPLASVRTQPNEVILKRCAPIHQQHNYAAPSPYMESEDAPPQKKLKSEAPRPAKPMTQPKPKSSSPRNSDSEDSERRRNHNILERQRRNDLRSSFLTLRDHVPELVKNEKAAKVVILKKATEYIHSLQAEEHKLLLEKEKLQVRHQQLIKKLEHMQTC from the exons ATGCCCGGGATGGTCAGTAAAAATCCAGATCTCGAATTTGACTCCTTGCAGCCTTGCTTCTATCCAGACGAAGACGATTTTTATTTGTGTGGTCCGGATTCTGCTCCCCCAGGGGAGGACATCTGGAAAAAGTTTGAGCTCCTGCCTACACCTCCTCTGTCTCCGAGTCCAGCTGGCCTGCAAGAGAACCCTCCGGGAGGCGGCCACTTATCATGGGGAGCAGTGGCGCTAGGGGGCTTCCGAACCAGCGACTCCCTGGACTGGGCTTCGgaattgctgctgctgcccccagaAGCGGACCTGTGGGGCAGCGCCGATGGAGGGGACTCCTTCGACATGGGCTTAGGAGAGAGCAGCAACCTCAACGCCATCATTATCCAGGACTGTATGTGGAGCGGCTTCTCTGCCCGGGAGAAACTGGAAAGGGCAGTGCACGAAAAGCTGCAGGGCAAAGGAGGGGCAGCCACGGCCCCCGCCACCGCTGGCTCTGCCACCGCCGCGGCCACCCCCAGCGCCAGCGCTGGAAATGACAGTGGCGGCCAGGGAGAGCTGAACAACTCGGTCTCGGAGTGCGTAGACCCAGCGgtggttttccctttccccattaaCAAGAGAGAACAGGCGGCTGCGGCTCCCGCCTCAGCTGCAGGGGGAGTGGCCGGCATCCGGGTGAACGTCTCCAGCAGCGGTGGGGCCGCGCAAGGGACAGCGGGTCCCCCTTCGCGCAGCGGACGCCACCCCAGTGCGGCCAGTGACAGCCGAGCCAACAGTAGTTCGGGGGACGACACTCTGAGCGATTCTG atgaagacgaggaagaggaggatgaggaagaagaaaTTGATGTGGTAACAGTGGAAAAGAGGCGCTCCTCCTCCAACAAACCTGTCACTACCCTGACTATCACAGTGCGCTCCAAAAACGTCAGCCCCTTGGCCTCTGTGAGAACTCAGCCAAATGAAGTCATCCTTAAGCGCTGTGCCCCTATTCATCAGCAACACAACTATGCCGCCCCTTCTCCTTACATGGAAAGCGAAGACGCACCGCCGCAGAAAAAGCTCAAAAGCGAAGCCCCCCGTCCGGCAAAACCCATGACCCAACCAAAGCCGAAGAGCTCGAGTCCTCGAAACTCCGACTCGGAAGACAGCGAGCGTCGACGTAACCACAACATCCTGGAGCGCCAGCGACGTAATGACCTGAGGTCAAGTTTCCTCACGTTAAGGGACCATGTGCCGGAACTGGTGAAAAACGAGAAAGCGGCAAAAGTTGTCATCTTGAAAAAAGCCACTGAGTATATTCATTCCTTACAGGCAGAGGAGCACAAGTTATTGCTGGAAAAGGAAAAACTTCAAGTCCGGCATCAGCAGTTGATAAAAAAACTGGAACACATGCAGACTTGctaa